In Nostoc sp. UHCC 0926, a single genomic region encodes these proteins:
- a CDS encoding 2OG-Fe dioxygenase family protein produces MQKVGTSTELEYAFLFTLRKVNSVKLEGFKPFFSNMPIDPYIKGNYRSRRLSRFTVSGNELIKLPHGYFLQSKEHNRLVGDVKREFAELDDALIELDIFRNLVLAFSDSCKLHPEAEIGVHQIRIICSPDNSGNPAPEGIHQDGTDFIGIFSVDRDNIEGGETHLYTAKKEKPVFSKVLNPGELLLVNDHDFFHFANPIKPQTNAQGSWDVFVLTSPSLLSE; encoded by the coding sequence ATGCAAAAAGTGGGGACATCAACGGAATTAGAATATGCTTTTCTGTTTACTCTCAGAAAGGTAAATTCGGTAAAATTAGAAGGTTTCAAGCCATTTTTTAGTAATATGCCTATTGACCCTTATATCAAAGGCAATTATCGTTCCAGAAGATTATCTCGGTTCACAGTCTCTGGAAATGAGTTAATCAAATTACCTCATGGCTACTTCCTTCAAAGTAAAGAGCATAATCGATTAGTAGGTGATGTAAAAAGAGAGTTTGCAGAATTAGATGATGCACTCATAGAACTTGATATTTTCAGAAATCTTGTCTTAGCATTTAGTGATTCTTGTAAACTTCATCCGGAAGCGGAAATCGGAGTTCATCAAATTAGAATTATTTGTTCACCAGATAATTCGGGTAATCCAGCGCCTGAAGGTATTCATCAAGATGGTACTGATTTTATTGGCATCTTCTCAGTAGATAGAGATAATATTGAAGGTGGAGAAACACATTTGTATACTGCTAAAAAAGAAAAGCCTGTATTTAGCAAAGTTTTAAATCCGGGGGAACTCTTATTGGTTAATGACCATGATTTTTTCCACTTCGCTAATCCCATAAAACCACAAACTAATGCTCAAGGAAGTTGGGATGTTTTTGTACTGACTTCTCCTAGCTTGCTTTCAGAATAA
- a CDS encoding tetratricopeptide repeat protein — protein sequence MNDEFYNRGLEKARQKDYAGAIEEFNHALQLTPYFPEAYLQRGLAHYDSGTILNAVSDYTEALKLNPESVEAYYCRGLARVTLKNLPGALEDVERAIRLNLNYAAAYNLRGIVRRKQGYIQDAIANFKKAAQLYLEQQDKENCRLCLEQIKQLQPPEKPAVEQSRTNTPILSTNDYFTQLLEKAEKGDTQEALADLNWVLKADPQDAQAYCCRGVVRCKMGNYREAIADFNQALRLNFQDAIVYRNRGKARSVLGDHQGAIADLNQALQMQPEDPLVYIARGNAYRTTGNYLGAIQDYTQALQINPDDAQAYYNRGIAYTCLEEMQNALEDYQRAASIFCEQEDWVNYQQVLSSLEKIQKFSPESKKQKYSLLRQRLLRMVGGYWEIAERLIQQKQDYYPGMSDEWYLQKVIDDLERDRGR from the coding sequence ATGAATGACGAATTCTACAATAGAGGATTGGAAAAGGCTAGGCAAAAAGACTACGCTGGAGCAATTGAGGAATTTAACCATGCTTTACAACTGACACCTTACTTTCCCGAAGCATACTTGCAACGGGGTTTGGCACATTATGACTCAGGAACAATCCTTAATGCTGTTTCAGATTATACCGAAGCCCTGAAGCTTAATCCTGAGAGTGTGGAGGCATATTATTGTCGTGGATTAGCAAGGGTGACGCTGAAAAATCTGCCAGGGGCGCTGGAGGATGTTGAACGCGCTATTCGTCTAAATCTCAATTATGCTGCTGCTTATAATCTGCGGGGAATAGTGCGGCGCAAACAGGGTTATATTCAAGATGCGATCGCTAACTTTAAAAAAGCTGCACAATTATATTTAGAACAACAGGATAAAGAGAATTGTCGTCTGTGTCTGGAACAAATTAAACAGCTACAACCCCCCGAAAAACCTGCTGTTGAGCAATCGCGTACCAATACGCCAATTTTATCCACCAATGATTATTTTACGCAATTATTAGAAAAGGCTGAAAAGGGAGATACACAAGAGGCACTCGCCGATTTAAATTGGGTATTAAAAGCCGATCCGCAAGATGCCCAAGCTTACTGCTGTCGTGGGGTTGTGCGTTGTAAAATGGGGAATTATCGAGAAGCGATCGCAGATTTTAATCAAGCATTGCGACTAAATTTTCAAGATGCGATTGTCTATCGCAACCGAGGCAAAGCCCGTTCTGTGTTGGGCGATCATCAAGGAGCGATCGCGGATCTTAACCAAGCACTCCAGATGCAACCGGAAGATCCCTTAGTCTATATTGCCAGAGGTAATGCCTATCGGACAACCGGTAACTATCTCGGTGCAATTCAAGATTACACCCAAGCGCTGCAAATAAATCCTGATGATGCTCAAGCTTACTACAATCGCGGCATTGCCTATACTTGCTTAGAAGAAATGCAAAATGCGCTGGAAGATTATCAACGGGCGGCGAGTATCTTTTGTGAACAAGAAGACTGGGTAAATTACCAACAAGTGTTAAGTAGCCTAGAAAAAATTCAAAAATTTAGTCCAGAGTCAAAAAAGCAAAAATATAGCCTGCTACGCCAGCGACTTTTACGAATGGTTGGGGGATATTGGGAAATTGCCGAACGATTAATTCAGCAGAAGCAGGATTACTATCCTGGGATGTCAGACGAGTGGTATTTGCAAAAAGTAATTGATGATTTAGAACGCGATCGCGGTAGATAA
- a CDS encoding B12-binding domain-containing radical SAM protein produces the protein MRILLMYPIFPKTFWSYEKILELVDRKVLLPPLGLVTVAAILPQEWEFKLVDRNIRPATEAEWAWADVVILSAMIVQKQDLLDQIQEAKKRGKLVAVGGPYPTSVPHEVENVGADFLILDEGEITLPMFIEAIQRGETSGTFRATEKPDVTSTPIPRFDLLELDAYDMMSVQFSRGCPFQCEFCDIIVLYGRKPRTKNPAQLLAELDYLYELGWRRGVFMVDDNFIGNKRNVKLLLKELKVWMAEHKYPFRFDTEASVDLAQDSEMLELMVECGFSAVFLGIETPDEDSLQMTKKFQNTRSSLTEAVQTITKAGLRPMAGFIIGFDGEKAGAGDRIVRFAEQAAIPSTTFAMLQALPNTALWHRLKKEGRLRENQDGNINQTTLMNFLPTRPLEELAREYIEAFCTLYDPVQYLDRTYRCFLMMGLPSWKAPAKMPEWVVIRALLTVIWRQGIKRETRWKFWHHLFSIIKRNPGVVEHYIAACAHNEHFLEYRQIVRDQIESQLAEYLAQGAEKPYVLVKEKVEQKAEAVVS, from the coding sequence ATGCGAATTTTGTTAATGTATCCAATATTTCCCAAAACCTTTTGGTCATATGAAAAAATCTTAGAGTTAGTCGATCGCAAAGTTTTATTACCACCTCTGGGTTTAGTAACAGTAGCTGCGATTCTTCCCCAAGAATGGGAATTCAAGCTGGTCGATCGCAACATCCGCCCAGCAACAGAAGCAGAATGGGCATGGGCAGATGTAGTAATCCTCTCTGCGATGATTGTCCAGAAACAAGATTTACTTGACCAAATTCAGGAAGCAAAAAAACGTGGCAAGCTAGTCGCAGTCGGCGGCCCCTACCCCACTTCTGTACCTCACGAAGTTGAAAATGTTGGCGCAGATTTTTTGATTCTGGATGAAGGGGAAATCACTCTGCCCATGTTTATTGAGGCAATTCAACGGGGTGAAACATCTGGCACTTTCCGCGCTACAGAAAAACCTGATGTCACAAGCACACCAATACCCCGCTTCGATTTATTAGAATTGGATGCCTATGACATGATGTCGGTGCAATTTTCGCGCGGGTGTCCTTTCCAGTGCGAATTTTGCGACATTATTGTTCTTTACGGGCGCAAACCGCGCACCAAAAACCCAGCACAACTGTTGGCAGAGTTAGATTACCTCTACGAATTGGGTTGGCGGCGGGGTGTGTTCATGGTGGATGATAACTTTATTGGCAACAAACGAAATGTGAAATTGTTGCTGAAAGAGTTAAAAGTCTGGATGGCAGAACACAAGTATCCCTTCCGATTTGACACTGAAGCTTCAGTTGACTTAGCACAAGACTCAGAAATGTTGGAGTTGATGGTTGAGTGTGGTTTCTCAGCGGTGTTTTTGGGAATCGAAACGCCGGATGAGGATAGTTTGCAAATGACCAAGAAGTTTCAAAATACTCGCAGTTCCCTAACTGAGGCAGTGCAAACCATCACCAAAGCCGGATTGCGCCCAATGGCTGGGTTTATTATCGGGTTTGATGGCGAAAAAGCAGGCGCAGGCGATCGCATTGTCCGCTTTGCTGAACAAGCAGCTATTCCCTCTACAACCTTTGCCATGTTACAAGCGTTACCTAACACCGCGCTTTGGCATCGCCTGAAAAAGGAAGGACGACTGCGGGAAAACCAAGATGGCAACATCAACCAAACAACATTGATGAACTTCCTTCCCACCCGTCCCCTGGAAGAACTTGCACGAGAATATATTGAAGCATTTTGTACTTTATACGACCCAGTGCAGTACTTGGATCGCACCTACCGCTGTTTCTTAATGATGGGTTTGCCAAGTTGGAAAGCACCAGCCAAAATGCCTGAGTGGGTAGTTATTAGAGCGCTGCTGACTGTAATTTGGCGACAAGGAATCAAACGGGAAACTCGCTGGAAGTTCTGGCATCATTTGTTCAGCATCATCAAGCGTAACCCAGGAGTTGTTGAACATTACATTGCTGCTTGTGCCCACAACGAACATTTTCTTGAGTATCGCCAAATTGTGCGCGATCAAATTGAAAGCCAGCTAGCAGAATATCTAGCACAAGGTGCAGAAAAGCCATATGTACTAGTTAAGGAAAAAGTAGAACAAAAAGCTGAAGCGGTAGTCAGTTAA
- a CDS encoding NAD-dependent epimerase/dehydratase family protein: MSQKRILVTGASGCVGHYLTEALIKETDHELYLLVRNPSKLQVDTKVRSGINVLQGDMQNIHQFADLLSTIDTAVLTATAWGGDETFDINVVKTIELLELLDPERCQQVIYFSTASVLDRYNQPLKEAGEIGTDYIRSKYECLEKKEKLGIAPKITTVFPTLVLGGDAKKPYSHLTSGIPEVTKYINLIRFLEADGSFHFIHGRDIATVVRYLIDHPAEKVEPRRLVLGQAPLTANQAVKEVCAYLGKKIYFRIPISIALANLIIVLFRIRMAAWDRFCMNYRHFTYENFINPDSFGLLNYCATMSDVLKISGVEAAK; the protein is encoded by the coding sequence ATGAGCCAGAAACGGATTTTAGTGACTGGTGCAAGTGGTTGTGTAGGTCATTATTTAACAGAAGCCTTAATTAAAGAAACAGATCACGAACTGTATCTACTAGTTAGGAACCCAAGCAAACTGCAAGTTGATACCAAGGTACGTTCAGGGATCAACGTTTTACAAGGTGATATGCAAAATATTCACCAGTTTGCTGATTTGCTATCCACAATTGATACAGCGGTACTTACAGCCACAGCTTGGGGTGGTGATGAGACATTTGATATTAATGTCGTCAAGACTATAGAGTTACTCGAACTGCTAGATCCAGAACGTTGCCAACAGGTGATTTATTTTTCGACAGCTAGCGTTTTGGATCGCTACAATCAACCATTAAAAGAAGCCGGAGAAATTGGGACAGATTACATCCGTTCTAAATATGAGTGCTTAGAGAAAAAAGAAAAATTAGGGATCGCACCCAAAATTACCACAGTATTTCCCACTTTAGTGTTGGGTGGTGATGCCAAGAAACCCTATTCTCACCTCACATCTGGCATTCCAGAAGTTACGAAATATATTAATTTGATTCGCTTTTTGGAAGCAGATGGCAGTTTTCACTTTATCCACGGACGAGACATTGCCACTGTAGTGCGATATTTAATTGATCATCCTGCCGAAAAAGTTGAACCACGTCGGCTTGTTTTAGGTCAAGCACCGTTAACTGCTAATCAGGCAGTGAAAGAAGTTTGTGCTTATCTGGGCAAAAAGATTTACTTTCGCATCCCCATATCTATAGCATTGGCTAATTTGATTATTGTTCTGTTCCGCATTCGGATGGCCGCTTGGGATCGATTTTGCATGAACTATCGACATTTTACCTATGAAAATTTCATCAATCCCGATAGTTTCGGCTTGCTAAATTATTGTGCAACCATGAGTGATGTTTTAAAAATTAGCGGTGTTGAAGCTGCTAAGTAG